A region from the Drosophila takahashii strain IR98-3 E-12201 chromosome 2L, DtakHiC1v2, whole genome shotgun sequence genome encodes:
- the LOC108066991 gene encoding bomanin Short 3-like translates to MKFLSVAFLLGLLALTSATPLNPGNVIINGDCRVCNVHGGK, encoded by the exons ATGAAATTTCTTTCGGTTGCCTTCCTGCTCGGCCTTTTGGCTCTGACCAGCG CCACCCCTCTGAACCCGGGAAATGTCATTATCAATGGAGACTGCCGTGTTTGCAACGTTCATGGCGGAAAATAA